Part of the Candidatus Vogelbacteria bacterium genome, CCAAGAATGTCGCAACGAAAAAATAAACATTGGCTTCAAAGATTAATTCCCGCCCACTGAAAACTAACTCGCTTAGTCTGTCACGAGGCGGGTTTGTTGTTTTTAAATTATTGAACTAAAACCCGACCAGTCATTTGAACTGGTTGAGTAATGTTGAGTAGTCTTAAAATAGTCGGAGCAATATCCGCGAGCGACCCTTCATTTTCCGCCAAGATAAATTTAATATTAGTGTCAGTTATAATTACTGGCACTGGATTACAGGTATGGGAAGTGTGGCGTTCACCGGTTTGTTCATCAATATTTACTTCCGCGTTACCGTGATCAGCGGTGATAAAAGCTACCCCACCTTTTTGATCTAAAGCCTCAATAATTCGCCCCAACTGTTTGTCTGTTTCCTCCACCGCTTCCACAATCGCTGGCACGTTAGCGGTATGACCCACCATATCCGGATTAGCAATGTTGATGAAAATAAAATCCGTTCCTTTATTTATTTGTTCAATCGCTTTATTAGCAATCCCCTCCGCTTGCATTTTGGGTGCCAAGTCGTGAGTTAAAACATCTTTGCGACTAGGTAACATAATATCTTCCTCGCCTTGATAGGGATCATTTTTACCGCCGTTTAAAAAGTAAGTCGCGTGGGGGAATTTTTCGGTTTCAGCAATATGAGCTTGAGTCAAACCCGCTTTCGAAATTTGCTCGGCCATTGTTGTTTCAATGTTAGATTGCCTGAAAGCCACCTGACAAACAAGGGTTGGTTCATACTCCGTCATAGTCACAAACAAAATATTAGCTTGGAGTGCTTTTTCCGCAATTTTATGAGAAATCATCCGAGCCCGATCAGGTCGGAAGTTGAAAAAGAAAACACCGTCATTTTCTTTCAGTTTATGCATTTCTCCTTTCTCGTCGGTAAAAACAATCGGCTCCAACTTTTCATCCACCAAACCCTGACTATAGAGCTCTTCCAAATAAATTGACGGTTGTTTCAAATGACAAATATTACCTTTACACTCAAAAATAGCATCTGTTGCCTTCTCGACTCGGTCCCAATTGTTATCACGGTCCATGGCGTACAACCGACCAGACAAAGTGGCAATAAAACCGACCCCCGTATAAGCAATCACCTCCTCAAGTTCTTTTAAATATTTAGCCGCTGATTGCGGAGCTGTATCTCGTCCATCAGTAAAAACATGGATCG contains:
- the gpmI gene encoding 2,3-bisphosphoglycerate-independent phosphoglycerate mutase yields the protein MESLNTKKPVVLIVLDGWGYREELKDNAIAEAKTPNFDAYWDKYPHTLLCASGEAVGLPEGQMGNSEVGHMTIGAGAVMDTDLVKIKKAIQSGEFGKNPAFRALFDHVKKNNSVLHIQGLVSDGGVHSHKDHLIAFLQAAKEAGVQNVAIHVFTDGRDTAPQSAAKYLKELEEVIAYTGVGFIATLSGRLYAMDRDNNWDRVEKATDAIFECKGNICHLKQPSIYLEELYSQGLVDEKLEPIVFTDEKGEMHKLKENDGVFFFNFRPDRARMISHKIAEKALQANILFVTMTEYEPTLVCQVAFRQSNIETTMAEQISKAGLTQAHIAETEKFPHATYFLNGGKNDPYQGEEDIMLPSRKDVLTHDLAPKMQAEGIANKAIEQINKGTDFIFINIANPDMVGHTANVPAIVEAVEETDKQLGRIIEALDQKGGVAFITADHGNAEVNIDEQTGERHTSHTCNPVPVIITDTNIKFILAENEGSLADIAPTILRLLNITQPVQMTGRVLVQ